A window of the Stigmatella aurantiaca genome harbors these coding sequences:
- a CDS encoding DUF7594 domain-containing protein yields the protein MRRKTRRSWALAGLATTLAACGGDVEEPQERWGEAPRALSVLSASEDSYAHEGNASSNYGSSTSIYVKNESGVSRYAYLKFNVGGLSGVTSARLRVYGSASSNTTLMAYQTGDAWSESSLTWSNKPAVGSLAGSVPINTTAKYNDIDVTAYVSAQAAGDGTVSFVLQESVGKYTTLNSSENASNPPQLEVTASGSGGGDTQAPSVPTNLTATAASSSQINLSWSASSDNVGVTGYDVYRNGAFLKSVTGTSASDTGLAAATAYAYFVKAKDAAGNASTGSSTVSATTSGGGTGSCSGALATTTAIQNALKSAAPGATLLLAPGTYTGSRSTSGDPGGQGLFYAGASGTASNPIVLKSCDPSNPATLRGTAVNDGSYGLHLTGDYWQVRDLIVTTAQKGIILDHGNRNVLSNVTVHNVGDEGVHFRDGSSYNTLEHSKIYNTGKYQPGYGEGAYVGSDASSPYEHVVIGNVIRYTNFDGGITAEHLDIKEGADGTLVEYCTFNGTGISGQNSADSFVDVKGVNTTVRYNQGFRNGNALVLDAFQVRTHGTGYATGVNNTFYGNTVNLDASTGYVVFATSATQGTTAYDDVRVGGGKLYSSNVND from the coding sequence ATGCGAAGGAAGACACGCCGTTCATGGGCCCTGGCGGGCCTGGCCACCACGCTGGCCGCCTGTGGTGGGGATGTCGAGGAGCCGCAGGAGCGGTGGGGCGAGGCGCCCCGGGCACTCTCCGTCCTGAGTGCCTCGGAAGATTCCTACGCGCACGAGGGCAATGCCTCTTCCAACTACGGCTCCAGCACGTCGATTTATGTGAAGAATGAATCGGGGGTGAGCCGGTATGCCTATTTGAAGTTCAATGTCGGCGGCCTGTCCGGGGTCACGAGCGCCAGGCTGCGGGTGTATGGCAGTGCGTCATCGAACACCACCCTGATGGCCTACCAGACAGGGGATGCCTGGTCGGAGTCATCCCTCACCTGGAGCAACAAGCCCGCCGTGGGGAGCCTGGCCGGCAGCGTGCCCATCAACACCACGGCGAAGTACAACGACATCGATGTGACGGCCTATGTGAGCGCTCAGGCGGCCGGGGATGGCACGGTCTCGTTCGTGCTGCAGGAGAGCGTCGGCAAGTACACCACGCTGAACAGCAGCGAGAACGCCTCCAACCCGCCGCAACTGGAAGTCACCGCGAGCGGCTCCGGGGGCGGGGACACCCAGGCCCCGTCGGTGCCCACGAACCTCACGGCCACCGCGGCGTCCAGCAGTCAGATCAACCTGAGCTGGAGCGCCTCGTCCGACAACGTCGGGGTCACGGGCTACGACGTCTACCGGAATGGCGCCTTCCTGAAGAGCGTCACCGGCACGTCGGCGAGCGATACGGGGCTGGCGGCCGCGACGGCCTATGCGTACTTCGTGAAGGCCAAGGACGCGGCGGGCAATGCCTCCACGGGCAGCAGCACGGTCAGCGCCACCACCTCCGGGGGCGGCACGGGCTCCTGCTCGGGCGCGCTGGCGACCACCACCGCCATCCAGAACGCCCTGAAGAGCGCCGCCCCGGGCGCCACCCTGCTCCTCGCGCCCGGCACCTATACGGGGAGCCGCTCCACCAGCGGAGACCCGGGTGGCCAGGGACTGTTCTACGCGGGCGCCAGTGGCACCGCGTCCAATCCCATCGTCCTGAAGAGTTGCGATCCCAGCAACCCGGCGACCCTGCGCGGAACGGCGGTCAACGACGGCTCGTATGGGCTCCACCTCACCGGGGATTACTGGCAGGTGCGCGACCTCATCGTCACCACCGCGCAGAAGGGCATCATCCTCGACCATGGCAACCGCAACGTGCTGAGCAACGTCACGGTGCACAACGTGGGCGATGAAGGGGTGCACTTCCGGGACGGCAGCTCCTACAACACGCTGGAGCACTCGAAGATCTACAACACGGGCAAGTATCAGCCGGGGTACGGGGAAGGCGCTTACGTCGGCTCCGATGCCAGCTCGCCCTATGAGCATGTCGTGATTGGCAACGTGATTCGCTACACGAACTTCGACGGGGGCATCACCGCCGAGCACCTCGACATCAAGGAAGGCGCGGACGGGACCCTCGTGGAGTACTGCACCTTCAACGGCACGGGCATCTCGGGACAGAACAGCGCCGACAGCTTCGTGGACGTCAAGGGCGTCAACACCACCGTCCGCTACAACCAGGGGTTCCGGAACGGCAATGCCCTCGTCCTCGATGCCTTCCAGGTGCGCACCCACGGCACCGGGTACGCGACGGGCGTGAACAACACCTTCTACGGCAACACCGTGAACCTGGATGCCTCCACGGGGTATGTGGTGTTCGCCACCAGCGCGACCCAGGGGACCACGGCTTACGACGATGTCCGTGTGGGCGGCGGCAAGCTCTACAGCAGCAACGTCAACGACTGA
- the kdsB gene encoding 3-deoxy-manno-octulosonate cytidylyltransferase, whose product MPLPRTAAVIPARYASTRFPGKPLARIAGKTMVEHVWRRCQEAQVFSEVLVATEDVRIQEEVARFGGSAVMTSPTCPTGTDRVAEVARGRSGVEVWVNVQGDEPLLDPEALKVLAGLFEDPSVRMGTLVRPLEAAEVPSPHVVKAVLARNGDALYFSRAALPFIREAGHEGSVQRWAHIGLYGYRHETLLELATLPPTPLEEAEKLEQLRALEHGLRIRCGQVKGRTVAVDVPEDVARVEEVLRARGLSR is encoded by the coding sequence ATGCCCTTGCCCCGCACCGCCGCCGTCATCCCCGCCCGCTACGCCAGCACCCGCTTTCCCGGAAAACCGCTTGCCCGGATCGCAGGCAAGACCATGGTGGAGCACGTGTGGCGCCGCTGTCAGGAGGCCCAGGTCTTCTCCGAGGTGCTGGTGGCCACCGAGGACGTCCGCATCCAGGAGGAAGTGGCCCGCTTCGGGGGCTCCGCGGTGATGACCAGCCCCACCTGCCCCACCGGCACGGACCGGGTGGCCGAGGTGGCACGGGGCCGCTCAGGTGTGGAGGTGTGGGTGAACGTCCAGGGGGACGAGCCGCTGCTGGACCCGGAAGCGCTGAAGGTGCTGGCGGGGCTGTTCGAGGACCCGTCGGTGCGGATGGGGACGCTGGTGCGCCCGCTGGAGGCGGCGGAGGTGCCCAGCCCCCACGTGGTGAAGGCGGTGCTGGCGCGCAACGGGGATGCGCTCTACTTCAGCCGGGCCGCCCTGCCCTTCATCCGGGAGGCGGGCCACGAGGGCAGCGTGCAGCGCTGGGCCCACATCGGCCTGTACGGCTACCGGCACGAGACGCTGCTGGAGCTGGCCACGCTGCCGCCCACGCCGCTGGAAGAGGCCGAGAAGCTGGAGCAGCTCCGGGCGCTGGAGCACGGCCTGCGCATCCGCTGCGGCCAGGTGAAGGGCAGGACGGTGGCGGTGGACGTGCCCGAGGACGTGGCCCGGGTGGAAGAGGTGCTGCGCGCCCGGGGCCTCAGTCGTTGA
- the wecB gene encoding non-hydrolyzing UDP-N-acetylglucosamine 2-epimerase, with translation MKKVLHIVGARPNFMKVAPIHKAIAARGQLSQVLVHTGQHYDVKMSDVFFTDLGMPAPDIHLGIGSGSHAEQTARVMLELEKVFLSEKPDLVSVVGDVNSTLAAALVASKMGILISHVEAGLRSFDNRMPEEINRIVTDRIADLLLTPSPDADVNLQKEGAAASRIHFVGNVMIDSLLASKARADTLPTLKDLGLTPQGYAVCTLHRASNVDDAKILGGLISALAHVSTRLPIIFPVHPRTRKMLADKGLGGLLEKAPGLRLVEPMGYLEFLALTSQAKLILTDSGGLQEESTALGVPCLTLRENTERPITVEQGTNLVVGVDPERIREAATAILNGQGKKGRVPELWDGRSAERIADLYARVLGVDTGALRASA, from the coding sequence ATGAAGAAGGTTCTCCATATTGTCGGCGCGCGCCCCAACTTCATGAAGGTGGCGCCCATTCACAAGGCCATCGCCGCCCGTGGTCAGCTCTCGCAGGTGCTCGTCCACACCGGCCAGCACTACGACGTGAAGATGAGTGATGTGTTCTTCACGGACCTGGGCATGCCCGCTCCGGACATCCACCTGGGCATCGGCTCGGGCAGCCACGCGGAGCAGACCGCCCGCGTCATGCTGGAGCTGGAGAAGGTCTTCCTGAGCGAGAAGCCGGACCTCGTCTCCGTGGTGGGCGACGTGAACAGCACGCTGGCCGCCGCGCTGGTGGCCTCGAAGATGGGCATCCTCATCTCCCACGTCGAGGCGGGCCTGCGCAGCTTCGACAACCGCATGCCGGAGGAGATCAACCGCATCGTCACCGACCGGATCGCCGACCTGCTGCTCACGCCCTCGCCCGACGCGGACGTCAACCTCCAGAAGGAGGGCGCCGCCGCCTCGCGCATCCACTTCGTGGGCAACGTGATGATCGACTCGCTGCTGGCCTCCAAGGCCCGCGCCGACACGCTCCCCACGCTCAAGGACCTGGGGCTCACCCCGCAGGGCTACGCGGTGTGCACGCTGCACCGCGCCTCCAACGTGGATGACGCGAAGATACTGGGCGGGCTGATCTCCGCGCTGGCCCATGTCTCCACGCGCCTGCCCATCATCTTCCCGGTGCACCCGCGCACGCGGAAGATGCTCGCGGACAAGGGGCTGGGCGGCCTGCTGGAGAAGGCCCCGGGGCTGCGCCTCGTGGAGCCCATGGGCTACCTGGAGTTCCTGGCGCTCACGTCCCAGGCGAAGCTCATCCTCACCGACTCGGGCGGCCTCCAGGAGGAGTCCACCGCCCTGGGCGTGCCGTGCCTCACCCTGCGCGAGAACACCGAGCGTCCCATCACCGTGGAGCAGGGCACCAACCTCGTGGTGGGCGTAGATCCGGAGCGCATCCGCGAGGCCGCCACGGCCATCCTCAACGGCCAGGGCAAGAAGGGCCGGGTGCCGGAGCTGTGGGACGGGCGCTCCGCCGAGCGCATCGCGGACCTGTACGCCCGGGTGCTCGGCGTGGACACGGGCGCCCTGCGCGCCTCCGCCTGA
- the yhbY gene encoding ribosome assembly RNA-binding protein YhbY, whose protein sequence is MPLTGKQRRALRAEGHHLEPVVIVGQSGVTEGILGAITEALNDHELIKVKINEGPGTRQEAATSLAEGTGSELVQLLGRTVLLFKKRKEDSKYEKL, encoded by the coding sequence GTGCCGCTCACTGGGAAGCAACGCCGCGCCCTGCGCGCCGAAGGACACCACCTGGAGCCGGTGGTCATCGTGGGACAATCCGGCGTCACCGAGGGCATCCTGGGCGCCATCACCGAGGCGCTGAACGACCACGAGCTCATCAAGGTCAAGATCAACGAGGGCCCGGGCACGCGCCAGGAGGCCGCCACGAGCCTGGCGGAGGGCACCGGCTCCGAGCTCGTCCAGCTCCTGGGGCGCACCGTGCTGCTCTTCAAGAAGCGCAAAGAGGACTCGAAGTACGAGAAGCTGTGA
- a CDS encoding RluA family pseudouridine synthase has product MNEKSAESPLDSPPASGLPERYVEIEYTVEPNYAGWRLDRYLGEKLRRLSHARIQRIIQRGLFCEHRLKPSTLVYPGLTFRIRRNMSAEPETPTELPTVFQDDWLLVLDKPAGLPIHPTARYQKGTLVSLLRERFGERFAEPAHRLDRETSGLVVCGRTTEACRVLGRLFLSRDVHKEYLAVCEGHPPEDTFTVDAPIAEGTELIRIAVRIDRTEGKESRTRFQVLQRFVRDGAPFALLRCYPETGRQHQIRIHLHEAGFPLVGDKMYGPDPGYFDRFSKHALEPEAWARLRLPRHALHAAHIAFPHPGTRQPVSFDSPLPADLVDFMAGKPLAPGPEDAASAA; this is encoded by the coding sequence ATGAACGAGAAGAGCGCCGAAAGCCCCCTGGATTCTCCTCCCGCCTCCGGGCTCCCCGAGAGGTATGTCGAGATCGAATACACCGTCGAACCCAACTATGCAGGTTGGAGGCTGGACCGCTACCTGGGAGAGAAGCTCCGCCGCCTGTCGCACGCCCGGATCCAGCGCATCATCCAGCGGGGGCTCTTCTGTGAGCACCGGCTCAAGCCCTCCACGCTGGTGTATCCGGGGCTGACCTTCCGCATCCGCCGCAACATGAGCGCCGAGCCGGAGACCCCGACGGAGCTGCCCACCGTCTTCCAGGATGACTGGCTGCTGGTGCTCGACAAGCCCGCGGGGCTGCCCATCCACCCCACGGCGCGCTACCAGAAAGGCACCCTCGTCTCGTTGCTGCGGGAGCGCTTCGGAGAGCGCTTCGCCGAGCCGGCCCACCGGCTGGACCGGGAGACCAGTGGCCTGGTGGTCTGCGGGCGCACCACGGAGGCCTGCCGCGTGCTGGGCCGGCTCTTCCTCTCCCGCGATGTGCACAAGGAGTACCTCGCCGTGTGCGAGGGGCACCCGCCCGAGGACACCTTCACCGTGGATGCGCCCATCGCCGAGGGCACGGAGCTCATCCGGATCGCCGTGCGCATCGACCGGACCGAGGGCAAGGAGAGCCGCACCCGGTTCCAGGTGCTCCAGCGCTTCGTCCGGGACGGGGCCCCGTTCGCCCTGCTGCGCTGCTACCCGGAGACGGGCCGCCAGCACCAGATCCGCATCCACCTGCACGAGGCGGGCTTTCCCCTGGTGGGCGACAAGATGTACGGCCCGGATCCCGGCTACTTCGACCGCTTCAGCAAGCACGCGCTGGAGCCCGAGGCCTGGGCGCGCTTGCGGTTGCCCCGCCACGCGCTCCATGCCGCCCACATCGCCTTTCCGCACCCGGGAACCCGGCAGCCGGTGTCGTTCGACTCACCGCTGCCGGCGGACCTCGTGGACTTCATGGCCGGCAAGCCGCTGGCGCCGGGCCCGGAGGACGCCGCGAGCGCGGCGTGA
- the purF gene encoding amidophosphoribosyltransferase, protein MCGIFGIIGHPEASNLAYLGLHALQHRGQESAGIVSSDGDKLRFHREMGLVADIFTAPTLEKLVGSAAIGHVRYSTAGGSQLKNAQPLCVEYADGQMSVAHNGNLVNAHELRQQLVAEGAIFQSDADTEIVIHLIARSRQPTFEKKVTEALSKVKGAFSLLFLTQNQLVAVRDPYGFRPLVLGRLRNSYVLASETTALDLIEAEFIREIEAGEMVVIDEQGLRTSQPFAPTRLGRCIFEQVYFAKPDSVLFGMSVYEARKELGRQLAREQPAAGADLVIAVPDSGVPAAIGFSQVSGIPYDVGLIRSHYVGRTFIEPQQSIRHFGVKLKLSAVRQVLKGKRVVVVDDSIVRGTTSRKIVKMLKAAGAVEVHLRISSPPTAWPCYYGIDTPSRQELIASSHTTEEIARYVTADSLGYLSQEGLGAAVGDRERNTFCTACFSGKYLTGDLTAQVAAAEASAQHTNPGITLLSTPEELPGKQLLA, encoded by the coding sequence ATGTGCGGCATCTTCGGAATCATCGGTCATCCTGAGGCCTCCAACCTGGCCTACTTGGGCCTGCATGCGCTGCAGCACCGCGGGCAGGAGTCGGCGGGCATCGTCTCCTCGGACGGGGACAAGCTGCGCTTCCACCGCGAGATGGGGCTGGTGGCGGACATCTTCACCGCGCCCACCCTGGAGAAGCTCGTGGGCAGCGCGGCCATCGGCCACGTGCGCTACTCCACCGCGGGCGGCAGCCAGCTGAAGAACGCGCAGCCCCTGTGCGTGGAGTACGCGGACGGGCAGATGTCTGTCGCCCACAACGGCAACCTGGTGAACGCGCACGAGCTTCGCCAGCAGCTCGTGGCCGAGGGCGCCATCTTCCAGTCGGACGCGGACACGGAGATTGTCATCCACCTCATCGCCCGCTCGCGGCAGCCCACCTTCGAGAAGAAGGTGACGGAGGCGCTGAGCAAGGTGAAGGGGGCCTTCAGCCTGCTGTTCCTCACCCAGAACCAGCTCGTGGCGGTGAGGGATCCGTACGGCTTCCGGCCCCTGGTGCTGGGGCGGCTGCGCAACAGCTACGTGCTGGCCAGCGAGACGACGGCGTTGGATCTCATCGAGGCGGAGTTCATCCGGGAGATCGAGGCCGGGGAGATGGTCGTCATCGACGAGCAGGGCCTGCGCACCAGCCAGCCCTTCGCGCCCACGCGGCTGGGCCGCTGCATCTTCGAGCAGGTGTACTTCGCCAAGCCGGACTCGGTGCTGTTCGGCATGAGCGTGTACGAGGCGCGCAAGGAGCTGGGACGGCAACTGGCGCGCGAGCAGCCCGCGGCGGGGGCGGACCTGGTCATCGCGGTGCCGGACTCCGGCGTGCCGGCGGCGATCGGCTTCTCGCAGGTGAGCGGGATTCCCTATGACGTGGGGCTCATCCGCAGCCACTACGTGGGGCGCACGTTCATCGAGCCCCAGCAGTCCATCCGCCACTTCGGCGTGAAGCTGAAGCTGTCCGCGGTGCGCCAGGTGCTCAAGGGCAAGCGCGTGGTGGTGGTGGATGACTCCATCGTGCGCGGCACCACGAGCCGGAAGATCGTCAAGATGCTGAAGGCGGCCGGCGCGGTGGAGGTCCACCTGCGCATCTCGTCTCCGCCGACGGCGTGGCCCTGCTACTACGGCATCGACACGCCGAGCCGGCAGGAGCTCATCGCCTCCAGCCACACCACGGAGGAGATCGCCCGCTACGTGACGGCGGACTCGCTGGGCTACCTCTCCCAGGAAGGGCTGGGGGCGGCGGTCGGGGACCGGGAGCGCAACACCTTCTGCACCGCGTGCTTCTCGGGCAAGTACCTCACCGGAGACCTGACCGCCCAGGTGGCCGCGGCCGAGGCCTCCGCGCAGCACACCAACCCCGGCATCACCCTGCTCTCCACACCGGAAGAGCTGCCGGGCAAGCAGCTCCTGGCCTGA
- a CDS encoding PAS domain-containing sensor histidine kinase, which translates to MSVQENEKSPAHPSLIQALLDVHLDFTRSRDSQRLLQGLLGLLLAQTGSEYGFIGEVFPAAPAPQRVQVLVSHPPTWKEALPVRELLDSALVTGEPTVGQSTPGAVLDAVPPVQTFLALPLRVGPDTVGMVGIANRPGGYDAGLACFLQPVRAALESFLMGERDTRRKNQALPEDPELRRMLLGVEQSVWSLHIPSRELHMSRRLLEILGYAESEVEPTANAWWSMCHPDDRSRLQRLFAEISVNPATPLIEFEYRARRKDGSWAHILNRARAGSPDERGRPTRVMGIDVDITTTKRGEERMSALLRALPDLIFRMRSDGTYLDFSCSTPEETLVPAEYFLGRNIRDLQMPREIMDLTMAHLEHAIREGGLDIYEYEMDMPRGRQSYETRLVRSGPDEAVAIVRNVTERKLAEHRQTQLIRAEKLASLGQLAAGVAHEVTNPVSYVISNLSTLSQYVSTLMPVLRLQEELSREHAPDAALLSSQFARLRELWSHEDLEYLLQDMPEMIEESLVGAQRIKEIIQSLRTFSRADDAKPQRADLNEELESSLRMVWSELKYKCEVKRDFAPLPPVTCYPTQLNQVFTNLLVNAAHAIETRGEIRVRTWQEGDEVVVQISDTGRGMSADTLARIFTPFFTTKPRGQGTGLGLSISYDIISRHEGRIDVKSAVNQGTTFTIHLPISPP; encoded by the coding sequence GTGAGTGTTCAGGAGAACGAGAAGTCCCCGGCCCATCCGTCCTTGATCCAAGCACTCCTCGACGTCCACCTGGACTTCACCCGGAGCCGCGACTCACAGCGGCTTCTCCAAGGGCTGCTGGGCCTCCTGCTGGCTCAGACGGGCAGTGAGTACGGCTTCATTGGCGAGGTGTTTCCCGCGGCGCCCGCGCCCCAGCGGGTGCAGGTCCTCGTCAGCCATCCTCCCACCTGGAAGGAAGCCCTTCCCGTGAGGGAGCTGCTGGACTCGGCGCTCGTGACGGGGGAGCCCACCGTGGGCCAGAGCACCCCGGGCGCGGTCCTCGACGCGGTTCCCCCCGTCCAGACGTTCCTGGCGCTGCCCCTGCGCGTGGGGCCGGACACCGTGGGCATGGTGGGCATCGCCAACCGCCCCGGGGGCTACGACGCCGGGCTTGCCTGCTTCCTGCAACCCGTGCGGGCCGCCCTCGAGAGCTTCCTGATGGGCGAGCGGGACACGCGCCGGAAGAACCAGGCCCTGCCCGAGGATCCGGAACTGCGGCGGATGCTGCTGGGCGTGGAGCAGAGCGTCTGGAGCCTGCACATCCCCTCGCGCGAGCTGCACATGAGCCGCCGCCTGCTGGAGATCCTCGGCTATGCCGAGAGCGAGGTGGAGCCGACGGCCAACGCCTGGTGGTCGATGTGCCATCCCGACGACCGGTCCCGGCTCCAGCGGCTCTTCGCGGAGATCTCCGTGAACCCCGCCACCCCGCTCATCGAGTTCGAGTACCGCGCGCGGCGCAAGGACGGCTCCTGGGCGCACATCCTCAACCGGGCCCGGGCGGGCTCCCCGGACGAGCGCGGCCGGCCCACGCGGGTGATGGGCATCGACGTGGACATCACCACCACCAAGCGGGGCGAGGAGCGCATGAGCGCGCTGCTCCGGGCGCTCCCGGACCTCATCTTCCGCATGCGCAGCGACGGCACCTACCTCGACTTCTCCTGCAGCACCCCGGAGGAGACCCTCGTCCCGGCGGAGTACTTCCTCGGCCGGAACATCCGGGACCTGCAGATGCCCCGGGAAATCATGGACCTGACGATGGCGCACCTGGAGCACGCCATCCGGGAGGGCGGGCTGGACATCTACGAGTACGAGATGGACATGCCCCGGGGCCGGCAGAGCTACGAGACGCGCCTCGTGCGCAGCGGCCCGGACGAGGCCGTGGCCATCGTGCGCAACGTCACCGAGCGCAAGCTCGCCGAGCACCGCCAGACCCAGCTCATCCGCGCCGAGAAGCTGGCCTCCCTGGGGCAGCTCGCCGCGGGCGTGGCGCACGAAGTCACCAACCCCGTCAGCTACGTCATCAGCAACCTCTCCACCCTGAGCCAGTACGTCTCGACCCTCATGCCGGTGCTGCGGCTCCAGGAAGAGCTCTCCCGGGAGCACGCGCCGGATGCGGCCCTGCTCTCCAGCCAGTTCGCGCGCCTGCGCGAGCTGTGGAGCCACGAGGACCTGGAGTACCTCCTCCAGGACATGCCCGAGATGATCGAGGAGTCCCTGGTGGGGGCCCAGCGCATCAAGGAGATCATCCAGTCCCTGCGCACCTTCTCCCGCGCGGATGACGCGAAGCCCCAGCGGGCGGACCTCAACGAGGAACTCGAGTCCAGCCTGCGCATGGTGTGGAGCGAGCTCAAGTACAAGTGCGAGGTGAAGCGTGACTTCGCGCCCCTGCCCCCGGTCACCTGCTACCCCACCCAGCTCAACCAGGTCTTCACCAACCTGCTGGTCAACGCCGCCCACGCCATCGAGACGCGGGGAGAAATCCGTGTGCGGACCTGGCAGGAGGGGGACGAGGTGGTGGTGCAGATCTCCGACACGGGCCGGGGCATGTCGGCCGACACGCTCGCGCGCATCTTCACGCCCTTCTTCACCACCAAGCCCCGCGGCCAGGGCACCGGCCTGGGGCTGTCCATCAGCTACGACATCATCAGCCGCCACGAGGGGCGCATCGACGTGAAGAGCGCGGTGAACCAGGGCACCACGTTCACCATCCACCTGCCCATCTCGCCCCCGTGA